TCCTAAAACCTAATCCCATGCCCTTCTTCTTTTAGCAGCTCATCAAGTGTTCCTCACTTTGCAGAGCAGCCGGGCAGAACAATATGCGTTTCCGTATCTACTTTTAGCTCCTGCAGTTCACTAAACTGCACTTTATACTTTGGCGTGCGGTTCACACTTTTCCACAAACACACCGACAGAATTAGAAGCCTTTTGTTATTATATGCCAGCTCTGCATTAATGCTCATTTTAAAGTTACAGGTGGCTCGTCCTTGAAATATCCTATGTTCACTgcctgtaagaaaaaaaaataaaataaataaataaataaaggaccACTTGTCTCTTCATGGAAGAATCTGATCTGTGTAACTGAGACAGGGTTAAATGAACCCGCAAATGCCATCAGACACAACCAGTGAAGAGCAGTGACCTAGGACACTGTGTCCAGACTAGGCGCTAGTGTTTCACAGCCATATTGTTCTTTGGGCTTACCACACTACACTGCACTCGTTAACTGGAACCTGCGCTAAAAGGTCAATCCCAAACTCCAACACAGATGTTAGCAAATGGCCAACTATCTGTGGAAAATCTTACTCTTAACACTTGTTGAATACCAGATTCCTTTGTATTCAGATTCCTCTGGAAGATTAGCTATTTATGGGTTTGATATGGTGTGAAACCCAATCCTCTGCAATCTCACTGTTCTACCAAAAGAAAGTTTGCTTGTGTCCTCCTGAAGAAGCCTACAACTCATCCAGATGGTTCTTTACataagaaagagacagagacatttaaaagaaaaaaaaaaagatagctgTGACACTAGATGAGTGAGGAGGACACATAAGGAGGGTGTTTAACCTGGCAGAGGccactgtatctgtgtgtgtgtttgctgagtgGTCTGAATCACCTGACAACCACCGGGGTTTGGTTTCATAAAACCCTTGTCGGGTGGTCGCACCTCACTGCACAGCTGTCACCCCCCCTTCTctcgcacacacccacacccacttcagctcacatgtgcacacatgtgGGAGAGCCGGTGTTCAGTTCAGTGAGGAAGAAGCTCTAAATTCAACTAGATGACGGTATGCGAGCTATGTGAGCATCGCTGTAATGTTGGCCTCTCTGTCAGGAATACCTACCAAACTGAATCTGATGAAACTTGGTGCAGATGTGGATGACTTTCCTTAAAAGTGGGAAATAGGGTACTGACCTTGGTGGGGGGCACACTCTGTGAGCAACCTTCCAGTTTCCTGCTGATATCCCATAATGCTACTGATACTAATATCTCCCAAGTGGGCATCTGGGATTCCTTGAATAAATTCTCTATGCACCGTGCGAAGTTTAAGCGCACTACATGAGCCATTTGTTTTACACTTAAACTTTTTGTCAGTCTTAATCCCATGGGATCCCAATATGCTTTGGCAATcatattataaaacaaaaaaaaaagcaacctcTGTCCCTACTTCAAACACACACTCCCCAGGTCCGTATCATCACCACTGAGGGACTCTTGTCTGCAGAGTATTGATAAGAACCAGGCAGAGGCAAACACACCCTCTTAACCTTAAGCCTTTCTCTGCCACTGACAAACACAGCTCCCATTAACAACCACGgagaaagacaaacagaaagagacGGCACAAActaagaagaaaggaaaaaaacgagAACTCACTCTGACAACGTAATTAAATCTCCTTGTGTCCTTGATGGCGCTGCAGAAATCTAAGCGGTTGAAGGCCTCTCCCAGTGTACAATATCCGTGGCGCTGGGAGAATTTAATTATCAGGGTATTAGATTGCAATCCTCGGCAGGAGTATAGCGTTTTCTCAGCATGTTTACATTAGCAATGATGATATGAAAAGTTGATGTGAAACGGAATTAGTTGGTTTGTTACCTCCTTGGTGCTTCCTTTATGAACATAAATCCATTTCTCCCTGTGGAAATCTATGAGAAAGCACAGTGTTTATATTAGTGGCCTGCCCTCATTAAGCAGCTTATAAGCATTGTGACAAATGTATACAGCACAAATAAGATTTCAGAGCTGCTGTAGTTATTGGAATAGAGTTTTATGAAATGCAGGgaaccaaacaaacaacagtATTATTAGGAGGTGTTCATACAATGAATGTTGGATAACATCCCTTCAAGTTCCTCCTGTTTATATTACCTAGCCTGAATTTAACCTTGATGCATTTCTACATGAttaatgacccccccccccctccaaaaaaaaaaatggcataaaaagcaaaatattttgcttcctctttttATAGGGACTCACATGGGAcctttgtgttgttgttcattagatcttttttcctcttcttggcAGCCATGTCATAGctgagagagagcagcaggttctccttgtTGaaactctcctcctctttgcagaagctagaaaagaaaaaaaaaaaaaaacacaagcacattTACTTTGCATTGCAGACCACCTCTTCTCCCGATTTACACTAAACCTTTTCTTCTACACAAAGAGCAACTCCAGCATCAAACCAAATAGCTGTAACCTTGGGCCGTGTTTAAATGCCTGTAGCGCTTCTGGAAAGTCGACAGACGTTTGTTAATCCACTCACTTGTTGTGAGGTTATTAATAGCTCTGTGATCAGCCTGGGGGAAGTAACAAAGCaaccagaaacacacaaagacgCCGAGGTGAGTGAGAAAGACACGACATGAAGGTGTAGGCCTACGGTTCTGTGAGTCAGCCTGCTTTTGTTCATAAAGCTGTTTGGACTTTTGAAGAAAGTccccccctctccccctccatctctctctctctaaccgGAGTGATGGCGCATTTAAATTCCCCAAAGTTCCTCAGAGACAGCGCCATTTCTCCGGAATCGTTTAGTAACCAACCTCTGCACGGAGACGTTGTTGTTTTTGTCGTCTGTTGTTGTCTTTTTCCACCCTTCTTCGGTTTTTACCCAACTTTGACCCGGCGACCTCCAGTCCTGTCCGAGAAAAGGCATCCTCAACTCGctgatgctaaaataaatgaAGTTAATAAAGGTGTGAGAACTATGAGGAAACGGCCCCTGCTTGAGCTTATATATGCGACTGCTTCAGAGTACTGTGTTTTCCTCCCCGTGTTTCTACTGTTGACATTGCGCAGCTCTTCTTTATATTCTCCAAGTGAGAACCCGGAAACAGACGAGCTCCGCCCACTTTGGAAACTTCCCTGCAACACGTGGCTTTGTTTATCAACCTGAGCGTTGCAAAACCTCTCGGAGAGACGATGAGGAGTCAACACTCCAAGTGTCATGGAAAAATAATGACAGAGGACACCAAGGAAATTCATTTCAAATGTCTTAACAGGATAGAGgcgtttttttttatgtgtaaagGTTTGGGACACTATTATGTAACTCTTTACTTAATTTTGAGGTAGCTGCTTGTACTTAGTAGCTGTTTTATGTCTCTGCAGTTGTTTAATTGCAGTAGTgtgcttgatttttttatttttatttttttattatgataCTGCTACTTTCCTGGCTGTGATTGGAGTTATCATCAGTACTACCGTGTAAGCATAGTGAAGTCAGTCTGCAGTTTACCTCTTTGCTCAAACAATGGCATTTTTAATGCCTAATGCATTGATGTTGACAAAAACAGTTGGTGTTCAGGAAGCGGTCTGCCCGGCCTTATCACCAGTTTCTTTATGACACTGTAAATGTATAAAGGGGAAAATTACAACATAATATCACAGCTAAGTGCCCTGACTAGGTATTATAAATAGACTGATTTGTCCCCTAGATTATTCTAGGTAATTCGGCTACACCGTGGATTGTGAAGGAGTGTGtttgcgtatgtgtgtgtgattcaggGGGCTTACCACTGTGTTGCAATTTTCTCAAAACAGCCCCAACTGATCCATGAAGACAGACTGAGGGTATTTTGTTGATTCTGGCCTGCACTACAGAAGACAGCGTTTACAGGTCACTGGGTCAGATCCTATCAGCTTCATTAAACATGTGACATGTTTACATATTCATTTGTGTTGCGCAAAAGTTTATGTCTATTGGTTTAGAGCTTTAATAGCTTTTCTCATGTCATGTCAGCCTTGAGCTTTCATAGGCAATGACCAAGATGTTAACtgaaaatagacaaaaaaagataaaagtgaTTACTGAAGAAGTGCCTTATCCGGGTATTTTGCAATGCACACCTCATTCTGGTCAACTTGTTAATTTAGCTGCAGATATAAATGGCATCTTCCTAAAAGAAAATGCTCCCACACAACAAACACTTCTCAGTAAACTGCTGCAATGGCAGCTGTGCATGTATGTAGCTATATCCATGTGAGTGAGTGCTTACACAGCTGTCATATATCACGATACATTATACAGTCAGGAAAAAACATGTCATCAGTGGCACATGGTTTTCCTCCGAGAAGCAGCAGGCCAGTGTTTCAGCTCATCTAGTCTTTGTGCTCAGACACGTTCGGTCATGCACACGTGGCTCATGCGGTTTTTGTGCTGCAGATGGTTACAAACTACCCCTCGGTGCTACAAGTGTATTTCCGGCTTCTTCttctatttatttctttgtcttttagcagagcagaaaaaaaaaattccatctcAGATTAATCAGTATCACTCCCTGATTAATCCGTTCAAATATCACTGCTTATTACAACTTCATGGCTGAAGgttttgaaatgtgtgtgtggcttCACATCCTGATATATGCAAAAGGAGTCTGCACACACTCTGCAGGATACAATGGAGGTACACTGGGCATATATTCTGACTAGCTGAATGTGTCCTGCAGAACTGTTCGAGTATTTCTGCAGAGGTAGTTCCACAGTTCCCCATATAGCTAACCATACAGATTGTGTGAAAAGTGGAACTGAAAAACCTACTGTGTGAACTACAGGGGTTTGCAGTGTTGTGAGTCCCTCAAGTCTGATTAAGTCTATTTGTAGAGTAGGCTAAATGACAGAAAGGCATGGAAAGTCCCAGCAAGTGCAGTTGGTTAGTGACTGACCAAGAAGGAAGCTATGACCTAAGACCCCAAAGAGTCTGGGTTTAGTTTATTCATGGAATCaccaataatgataataataatagtgaAGCAGATACATGCTCTGTTTTTATGTTGCACCAACAGGCAGCAAGACAAAATATTTTAGGTAGCCTTACGGAGCTAGcatgtgcagtgtgtgtatatatacaatatgtgtgtgttgcatgaatgtatatattttaaaacttaTATCAGGCAGAAATGTGTAAATATGCTGACATATTACTTTCTCTGGCACCTTAGAAGAAGTTATGAAAGGTTGTCAGCGAATGATCTTTCCTGCTCTCACCTCTGTCCATCAGGCCTGTTTTTGTTGCCATGTTGTGACCAGACACGGCGGCTGGTCAGCCCCAGCTCGAACCTCCAAACACCttaatcacaaacacacacgcactctcCCATATGCACAcagttacacaaacacatacacctgTTGCTGCTCCTCTTGTACGGGTTTCATCACTCGGTCATATTCTCTGTTGTGAAACCCCCGCTCATGAGTTTCTCTACAGACCCCCTCTCACATCTGCCAGCTAGCACGGAACCCGACAGGGCCACATGCCTCACGTGGTGGAACATTCGCCCTTCTTGTTTGTTTCTTAAAATAACATCAGATCACCTATAGTTTTTCCAGTCCCCCCCCACCTTGTCTCACccactccacccactccacccacTGTCCCCTGGACTCCATTTGTTGGCAGCAAACGACTGAAACATCTGACCCAGTGACTTTTGGTTTCAAAGAAATGTACCCTCTGGTCACATTATGTTTACGCCGTATGACAGACTGACACTGCGGATGCCACTGATGAATAAAATTATGTAATCTGTTTGTGTTGCTTATACTTAAACTGAAGAATTGTTATATAGGAAGCTGTCTGTCCTTATTTATCTTCATATTTTCAGGATATATGTAATTTCTGAatcctgaaaaaaaatctgtgaaccAGCTGAGATTTTCAGACAGGACTTGCTTCAGTTCCTGCTGTCACAGGAGCAGCAATCATGCTCCTACTGGGTAATATTTCTGCAAGTTCTTTGTAAAAGGATAACATTTCTTGGTTGCCTTCAGCATCTCCCTGTGTGTGGAGACCAGGAACCTGTCTGGACTTGTTGAGGTCCTCTGTGGTGAGTGTGAGAGGGTTCAAACAGACACATGATGAGACATACAGAGCACAGCTCAGATTGCAATTCACTGTCAACTGACCCAGAGCTGTTGAGACACTGAAGAGAGACCACATGTACAGGGTGACATTTTATTTTCGAGCTTACAAAAAACAGTGGCTAAAACCAGGAAACATATATACAGagtaaaaaaacattaaaccttatcattaaaataaattatttcagCATTTAATACATTTATGCAGAACTGTGCTGGGGGTCAGGTCCAAAACAGTGGAGAGTGgctatgcttttattttgatttcagcCCTGGATGAACAATTTATTGCTTTAATCACAATAATTCCATCAGCATTTCCATGAAAGCAACAGATAATGATCCAAAGGTTTGTTGTTCACATCAGCAGTCTCAAGCCTGAGAGCTGCACATAGCTTTGAATTGCACCAACCAGGACACAGCCCTCTTGATTTAAACATGACAGGTGAAATCTCTGGATTTAGAGCAGGCTGAAAATAGCACTCTCACCCATTGTGAAGTCAGACAGGTTAAGAACAGGCTGTGCAACAAGAGTCGTCTTATTTAATATACGGAGTTAggtgttaaataaaaacatggaacGTGACAGCATTTTCAGATTTCAGAGTTCTCATGAATATTTGAATTAGTTGAGGTACGTTGACTTTCTAAATCATGTCATGTTTAAATACTTTagtttcacatttaaaacaaaatatgaaaatggcatttgttaaatacaaaattaaggttaaaaaaaaacaaaccaaaaaaaatactACTGACTGCCTAATTTATGATTTCACACATGTCTGTCTCATGTCTGTGAGACACATGTGAGAGTCACAGAGCCATGATCAAACAGTTTAAAAGGCAGACTCCCTTTAGTCGCCCATGCATCTGTTTCTGGGTCGTAGCACTCAAAAGTGTCCGAATCTTCAATAATGTCGTGGCCATTGACGTAACGTCCGCCTGTGACAtacagcttgttattgagaacAGTGGCTGAATGGTGCATCCTCCTCTCCTTTAGGTTGGCACACTTGATGAACCAGTTGGCCTTGGTGTCATACGCAATCATTCTCCTGGTGTATCCTGTGACAGAGAATATATTAATATGACAAAGTAAGCATGTCTAGCTTTGGTATGTTGCGGCGATGTAATTCTAAACCGATTCATTGAGAAGTAAATGAGTACCGGCtaattttggcaaaaaaaaactttgttttgttacagaatacttaaaaaaaatttccaaaTGCGCCATATGTGTAAAAGTTTTACGAATAAAATGCTATTAAATCCACTGCTTTGGTATGTATCATATTCTACGCAGATTCACTTCAAGCCGCGGTGCAGCTGCATAGTACAACGTgcagttcatttttattctaTCATTCTTAGCCTTTTCACCTCCGATGATGTAGATTTTCTCATCCATAACCACGGCGGGAGCAGAGACATTCTTCACTGTTCTGTTTTCCATCTTAGACCACATGTTCCTGCCAACGTGGTACACCTACAGAGGTGcatcagagaaagaaaagaagtgaatgaaTGCGAATGGATGACAGAAATAACTGGGAACATGACCGGTGTAGTAATACCTGTATTATTCTGACAGGGTTGTGCATGGCATCTTCTCCTCCAAACATATAGATTCTCTGATTAGTAGCAGCCACTGCAGGGTGTAGTACAGCCTGAGGCATGGGTGCCATCGACTCCCATATGTTGAACATACTGTTGTACCTAATGATAGCATTGAGACATGTGTtagttcatgtttttcattcTGTGTATACAGAATTTCTTGACTAAGGATGGTCCATCTCACCTCTCCACGTTGCCTGTCAGTTGCCTGTCACGTCCAAGGCCACCCAGGGCAAAGATGAAGTGGTGGTAGGAGACACTCTGGTGGGCAAAACGTGGCTCCAGCATAGGCTCCGCTGTCCGCCAATGGTTGGTCTTAAGGGAAAGGGTGTAGACGGTTGTACTGACTTCGTTCTTTGTATTTGTGGTCAGGCCTCCGATGACATAGAGGACGCTGTGAAGGGCGACATAGGAGGCTTTGTAAAGACGAACAGGCAGCTTAGCAAGCCACTGCCACTGCTGCCTCCTTTCATCGAAGACAAGGGCCTCCCTTGAGGTCTGCTCATTATTCTTCCTTCCTCCTACCACCACCAATGTATCGTGATAGCTGTAGCGCCTTGGTGCAACCCAAAGATGTTTAAAGTCTGCTGCAGTATCTTCAGTGCATTTTGCGCTAACAGAGAACATGAGACGTCTCACAGATTCAATGAGTTCAGTACAGAGGGTGGAGGATTGGATCAGAGGATCATTGGCTATGAACTGGAAGAGGTATGTGGGATGGATATATCGAAGGCGAACCTTCTTGAAAAGGTCACTGATGGCACCACGCCTGGATAAAGGATCATGATGGATCCAAGCAACAAGTGTCTCAAAaacctgctcctcctctgcaCAGAGGGAATCATCCTCCAGGTATCCCATGATCTCTGGTAAGGAGAGCTCACACAGGTCCTCGGATGCTGAGACATCGCAGAAGCTCGTCATGGCCATCTCCTTTGCTTTGTCTCTTAAACTCTTACAGTTCATGATGTCAGAAAGTCTTATCATGCTCAAACAGTTGCCTGGGCTAAGCTGCTTCTGAAGAAAACTTGAGCAGGCCTCAAAAAGGCGGCCATATTGCAACATGGATGCCGCCTGCATCAAAGGGAGCACGTCATCCATGCTGATACTGATAAGTCCTGTGTAAACATAGTCAATAATACTGCTCAGAATGGTTGATGTGATTCCCTTTAAGTCAATTTTGGTCTGCTGTCTCTCCATGAAGTTGTTGCAGAACATGGCTCTGAAGTAAGGGCTGCTGGACACCAGGACGTTACGGTGGCAGGGGATCTCTGTGTTATCTGaacacagcagcacatctgTCAGGATGTTCtcctgtctcagtctgttgagCTGAAGGAGCAGGTTGGAGGACTGCTCTTTGTCTTTGTAATGGAAGACCTCAAGTGCTGGTTGATCCATGCTGAGAAAAGAATGTAGTCGCCTATTATCACATGCAACTTATTATTCAAGTCTTTCAGCAACATGATTGCTCACTCGCTCTGCTCACTGGGAAGTAATGGTTATCAGCCATCCACTGCCAGAATACCAGCTTTCCTTTATTGTGTGATACAGTTTACTAAATTGGGATGAGATTTTTAGATTATCTAAGTCCATTCTGCTTGTTTGAATGAAAGAATGAATAAATCACGCAAAGTATTTACCTGCAAAATACTCATGTAACCATTCCCTAAAACTCTGCTCTAAATGTCTAGTTTACAGGTTTGCAATCCTTTCAACTCATAaatgaaacataatatttgttgttAAATAGCTTTAGGCAATAGTTGGGCCATATTTAGCTTATTTAGCTACACACAGATGCTCTGTGATGCCTACAGGATGACTGGCTGACCATTTTGGTGACTAAGAGACTTAGCAGATTTCTGAAGAAACACCCACAAAACTATTTTTCTTGCGGAGGCATCATGggatagatgaggattttgtgtttttgttgtgcgACAGTGTTTAAAGCCTTTAAAGTCGATTAATGTAGTTGCATTTCATGTATTAAATATGAGTGCAAACTGTGCAAAAATTATGCACGTACATAATAACAAATGCCAGCTTAAGAGACGGTGACACACTGTTAAAAGCTAAGCACAAACACTGTACAACTTATTATGAATTAACATTTATATCCAGTATGTTTAAGGTACTGTTAAGATCAGACACCACACAGAAC
This window of the Archocentrus centrarchus isolate MPI-CPG fArcCen1 chromosome 16, fArcCen1, whole genome shotgun sequence genome carries:
- the LOC115794728 gene encoding kelch-like protein 38, with protein sequence MDQPALEVFHYKDKEQSSNLLLQLNRLRQENILTDVLLCSDNTEIPCHRNVLVSSSPYFRAMFCNNFMERQQTKIDLKGITSTILSSIIDYVYTGLISISMDDVLPLMQAASMLQYGRLFEACSSFLQKQLSPGNCLSMIRLSDIMNCKSLRDKAKEMAMTSFCDVSASEDLCELSLPEIMGYLEDDSLCAEEEQVFETLVAWIHHDPLSRRGAISDLFKKVRLRYIHPTYLFQFIANDPLIQSSTLCTELIESVRRLMFSVSAKCTEDTAADFKHLWVAPRRYSYHDTLVVVGGRKNNEQTSREALVFDERRQQWQWLAKLPVRLYKASYVALHSVLYVIGGLTTNTKNEVSTTVYTLSLKTNHWRTAEPMLEPRFAHQSVSYHHFIFALGGLGRDRQLTGNVERYNSMFNIWESMAPMPQAVLHPAVAATNQRIYMFGGEDAMHNPVRIIQVYHVGRNMWSKMENRTVKNVSAPAVVMDEKIYIIGGYTRRMIAYDTKANWFIKCANLKERRMHHSATVLNNKLYVTGGRYVNGHDIIEDSDTFECYDPETDAWATKGSLPFKLFDHGSVTLTCVSQT